A window of the Miscanthus floridulus cultivar M001 chromosome 14, ASM1932011v1, whole genome shotgun sequence genome harbors these coding sequences:
- the LOC136503686 gene encoding zinc finger CCCH domain-containing protein 53-like produces the protein MRTLDSENGSKMMGLLLIQDNSDKELIRLAFGLEHLLHALVATARAKLVGKPASPPSPVLGPLQTGPPWELPSPGAGHHQHHQSPFTVDQLGYDGSADAFYIDDYGVWSPAGSAGSHRRSFSLSDAKAPASWRPCMYYTRVYCKNGSSCRFLNGMPEDDATKREMAVMRAKALAAAPPPP, from the coding sequence ATGAGGACGCTGGACTCGGAGAACGGCTCCAAGATGATGGGCCTGCTGCTCATCCAGGACAACAGCGACAAGGAGCTCATCCGCCTTGCCTTCGGCCTGGAGCATCTGCTCCACGCCTTGGTCGCCACCGCGCGTGCCAAGCTCGTCGGCAAGCCCGCGTCCCCGCCGTCGCCCGTGCTCGGCCCACTGCAGACCGGCCCGCCCTGGGAACTCCCGAGCCCCGGCGCCggccaccaccagcaccaccaatcgcccttcaccgtcgaccagctcgGGTACGACGGCAGCGCCGACGCGTTCTACATCGACGACTACGGCGTCTGGTCCCCTGCGGGCAGCGCCGGCTCCCATCGCCGGAGCTTCTCGCTCAGCGACGCCAAGGCGCCAGCGTCGTGGAGGCCCTGCATGTACTACACGCGCGTGTACTGCAAGAACGGCTCCTCCTGCCGCTTCCTCAATGGCATGCCCGAGGACGACGCCACGAAGCGGGAGATGGCCGTCATGCGCGCCAAGGCCCTggccgccgcgccaccgccgccgtag